One window from the genome of Deinococcus sp. NW-56 encodes:
- a CDS encoding alpha/beta hydrolase, giving the protein MSSRSARRLLPALGLLALGLTLAACSGQTAGAGAQGLLNAAVSTRGLEVTRDQRYGPDARNVLDVYAPPNARNAPVVLFVHGGSWQSGDKEGHKFVGESLARAGYVTGVMNYRLAPQNRYPAYIQDTAAALRWMRDNAAKFGGNPDSLFVSGHSAGAFNAVEAVVNERWLREAGVPIRAVRGVIGIAGPYSYDFRDFQSRVAFPEGGTPDEIMPDRHVRPDAPPHLLLVAENDTTVHPQNALNMEAALKRAGVPVTRTVLPRLNHITVVGALARPLTFLGGTRQTVIDFIEAHRLK; this is encoded by the coding sequence ATGTCTTCCCGTTCTGCTCGCCGCCTGCTGCCCGCCCTGGGGCTGCTCGCCCTCGGCCTGACCCTCGCCGCCTGCTCGGGCCAGACGGCCGGGGCGGGTGCCCAGGGCCTCCTTAACGCGGCCGTCAGCACCCGTGGGCTGGAGGTCACCCGCGACCAGCGCTACGGTCCCGACGCCCGCAACGTGCTCGACGTGTACGCGCCGCCGAACGCGCGGAATGCCCCGGTGGTGCTGTTTGTCCACGGCGGCTCGTGGCAGAGCGGTGACAAGGAGGGACACAAGTTCGTCGGCGAGAGCCTCGCGCGGGCGGGGTACGTGACGGGCGTGATGAACTACCGCCTCGCGCCGCAAAACCGCTACCCCGCCTATATCCAGGACACCGCCGCCGCGCTGCGGTGGATGCGCGACAACGCGGCCAAGTTCGGCGGCAACCCCGACAGCCTCTTCGTGAGCGGGCACTCGGCGGGGGCCTTCAACGCGGTGGAGGCGGTCGTGAACGAGCGCTGGCTGCGCGAGGCGGGCGTGCCCATCCGGGCCGTGCGCGGCGTGATCGGCATTGCGGGGCCGTACTCTTACGACTTCCGGGACTTCCAGAGCCGGGTCGCCTTCCCCGAGGGCGGCACCCCCGACGAGATCATGCCCGACCGCCACGTGCGCCCCGACGCGCCGCCCCACCTGCTGCTGGTGGCCGAGAACGACACCACCGTCCACCCACAGAACGCCCTGAATATGGAAGCCGCCTTGAAGCGGGCCGGGGTTCCCGTGACCCGCACGGTCCTGCCGCGCCTCAACCACATCACGGTCGTGGGGGCGCTAGCCCGGCCGCTGACCTTCCTGGGGGGCACGCGGCAGACGGTGATCGACTTTATCGAGGCGCACCGGTTGAAGTGA